A genomic segment from Paenibacillus sp. FSL K6-1096 encodes:
- the leuB gene encoding 3-isopropylmalate dehydrogenase, giving the protein MSEVKKIAVIAGDGIGPEVVAEAEKVLKRTEELFGYAFETEHALFGGIAIDERGTPLPEDTLEICRSADAVLLGAVGGPKWDNNPKELRPETGLLGIRKALGLFSNLRPAVVFDCLKDASTLKPEVLEGTDLMVVRELTGGIYFGDKLRRQGEHGEEAVDTCVYNVTEVERIVRQAFEIAGKRRGKLASVDKANVLETSRLWREVVNRIAPEYPQVELEHVLVDNCAMQLLRRPSSFDVIVTENMFGDILSDEAAMLTGSIGMLASASLGEGSYGLYEPVHGSAPDIAGQGLANPIATILSLALMLRMTFGYEDAAAAIEAAVAEVLDAGHRTSDIAVDKSQAISTEQMGDLIVAAIRRA; this is encoded by the coding sequence ATGAGCGAGGTCAAGAAAATCGCCGTAATTGCCGGGGACGGAATCGGACCTGAAGTTGTGGCTGAAGCGGAAAAGGTATTGAAAAGAACGGAAGAGCTGTTCGGGTATGCATTCGAAACAGAGCATGCCTTGTTCGGCGGAATTGCCATTGACGAGCGGGGAACACCGCTGCCGGAGGATACGCTGGAGATCTGCCGCAGTGCTGATGCTGTATTGCTGGGAGCTGTCGGCGGACCAAAGTGGGACAATAACCCGAAGGAGCTGCGTCCGGAGACCGGGCTGCTTGGCATCCGCAAGGCGCTGGGGCTGTTCTCCAATCTGCGCCCGGCCGTCGTCTTCGACTGCCTGAAGGATGCTTCGACGCTGAAGCCGGAGGTACTGGAGGGTACAGACCTGATGGTGGTGCGCGAGCTGACAGGCGGCATCTATTTCGGGGACAAGCTGCGCCGTCAGGGCGAGCATGGAGAAGAAGCGGTAGATACCTGTGTATACAATGTTACAGAGGTAGAGCGGATTGTCCGTCAGGCGTTCGAGATCGCCGGCAAGCGCCGCGGGAAGCTGGCCAGTGTGGACAAAGCGAACGTGCTGGAGACCTCCCGTCTGTGGCGTGAAGTAGTCAACCGTATTGCGCCGGAATATCCGCAGGTGGAGCTGGAGCATGTGCTGGTCGATAACTGTGCCATGCAGCTGCTGCGCCGTCCGTCGAGCTTCGACGTTATCGTAACCGAGAATATGTTCGGAGATATCCTCAGTGACGAAGCAGCGATGCTGACAGGCTCTATCGGGATGCTGGCTTCGGCATCGCTCGGAGAAGGCAGCTACGGCCTCTATGAGCCGGTTCACGGCTCGGCGCCTGATATTGCCGGACAAGGGCTGGCGAATCCGATTGCAACGATCCTGTCGCTGGCACTGATGCTGCGGATGACCTTCGGCTATGAGGATGCAGCCGCTGCCATTGAAGCCGCTGTGGCTGAGGTGCTGGATGCCGGCCACCGGACCAGCGATATCGCTGTAGACAAGAGCCAGGCCATCAGCACAGAGCAGATGGGCGACCTGATTGTAGCAGCTATCCGCCGGGCCTAG
- a CDS encoding peroxiredoxin → MAERLVGKPAPDFTMETVTGDGKDFGKVSLSDYRGKWLVFFFYPLDFTFVCPTEITALSEAAAEFAELDTEILGVSVDSIHSHKAWLNTPKDSNGLGPVNFPLASDITKKVASDYGVLIEEEGVALRGLFIIDPDGELKYQVVNHNDVGRSVEETLRVLQALQSGGLCAMNWKPGDKNL, encoded by the coding sequence ATGGCAGAACGTTTGGTAGGTAAACCCGCCCCTGACTTCACTATGGAGACAGTAACAGGCGACGGTAAGGATTTCGGTAAGGTTAGCTTGTCCGACTATCGCGGTAAATGGCTTGTATTCTTCTTTTATCCGCTTGATTTCACCTTTGTATGCCCAACTGAGATTACAGCCCTGAGCGAAGCTGCGGCTGAATTCGCAGAGCTCGATACAGAAATCCTCGGCGTGAGCGTTGACTCGATCCACAGCCACAAGGCTTGGCTCAATACACCGAAGGATTCGAACGGTCTTGGACCGGTTAACTTCCCGCTCGCTTCCGACATCACGAAGAAGGTAGCCAGCGATTACGGCGTCCTGATCGAAGAAGAAGGCGTAGCGCTGCGCGGCTTGTTCATCATTGATCCTGACGGCGAACTGAAGTATCAGGTCGTCAACCATAACGATGTCGGCCGCAGCGTAGAAGAGACACTGCGCGTGCTGCAGGCTCTCCAATCCGGCGGGCTGTGCGCAATGAACTGGAAGCCGGGCGACAAGAACCTGTAA